From one Ochrobactrum vermis genomic stretch:
- a CDS encoding MipA/OmpV family protein, translating into MSQSLLGRFLLEFNVARIVSLALVAGAAFFSGGSVAFSADVQQADIYAAETVQPARKHFWSGDWYLKVGAAGLVAPKFEGSNKYRFSAQPLISLGRQGQATRFSSRNDNVSFALIDNNRFRVGLAGKLLFERDDDIHGLKDTKFGGEAGAFVDVYPTDWLRVRGEVRHGIRAHNGVVADIAADAFYDVTPTIRVSGGPRATFASKDYFKTYFGVDAEEAVASGLTEYNPGGGFKSAGVGGAITWKATDKIDTSLFGEYSRLQGPAKDSSIVKERGSPNQFMVGLSATYRFDFSLD; encoded by the coding sequence ATGTCTCAAAGCTTGTTGGGGCGCTTTTTGTTGGAGTTTAATGTGGCACGTATTGTTTCGCTGGCCCTCGTTGCAGGTGCTGCATTTTTTTCAGGCGGTTCAGTCGCGTTTTCTGCTGATGTACAGCAGGCTGATATCTATGCGGCAGAAACGGTTCAGCCCGCACGCAAGCATTTCTGGTCTGGCGACTGGTATCTCAAGGTCGGTGCGGCGGGTCTCGTTGCTCCGAAGTTCGAAGGATCGAACAAGTATCGCTTTTCTGCCCAGCCGTTGATCTCACTTGGCCGACAGGGGCAGGCGACACGTTTTTCCTCACGCAATGACAACGTATCCTTCGCTCTGATTGATAATAATCGCTTCCGCGTTGGCCTTGCTGGCAAACTTCTTTTCGAGCGAGACGACGATATTCACGGCCTCAAAGATACGAAATTTGGCGGCGAGGCTGGCGCATTCGTTGACGTTTATCCAACTGACTGGCTGCGTGTGCGCGGCGAAGTCCGTCATGGTATTCGTGCGCATAACGGTGTCGTAGCCGATATTGCTGCTGATGCTTTCTATGATGTCACGCCAACCATCCGCGTGTCGGGCGGTCCGCGTGCGACGTTCGCTTCGAAAGATTACTTCAAGACCTATTTCGGGGTCGATGCCGAGGAAGCAGTCGCGTCTGGTCTTACGGAGTATAATCCGGGCGGCGGCTTTAAATCCGCAGGTGTCGGCGGCGCAATTACGTGGAAGGCGACCGACAAGATCGATACGAGCCTGTTCGGTGAATATAGTCGCCTGCAGGGACCGGCAAAGGATTCAAGTATCGTCAAGGAGCGCGGGTCGCCGAACCAGTTCATGGTTGGTCTATCTGCGACCTATCGATTCGATTTCTCGCTGGATTGA
- a CDS encoding bifunctional riboflavin kinase/FAD synthetase, which produces MTKPSFQRLSGTDSLPEFLQNCVVAIGNFDGVHRGHQAVLERALEIAEKRGLPAVVLTFEPHPRSFFKPDAPIDRLTAAAKKAEVLRFMGFDAVVEQPFTGEFSSRSAEDFVGHILVEKLRASCVVTGYDFHFGKGRRGTPEFLQKAGETAGFTVTLVDAFTDEGDNLVSSTRIRNLLCEGDVVQAAGLLGYRYIVCGEVIHGKKLGRTLGFPTANMKIDAQAGLKHGIYAVRFRRENGDLYDGVASFGRRPTVDSDGSPLLETFLFDFSGDLYGETACVSFFGFLRGEVKFDGLDPLIEQMKRDDAEARALLGGAKPLSELDRLLSFA; this is translated from the coding sequence ATGACTAAACCCAGCTTTCAGCGCCTTTCTGGAACGGATTCCTTGCCGGAATTCCTGCAGAATTGTGTCGTGGCAATCGGCAATTTCGATGGGGTCCATCGCGGCCATCAGGCTGTGCTGGAGCGTGCGTTGGAGATCGCCGAAAAACGCGGCTTGCCAGCAGTGGTCTTGACTTTTGAGCCGCATCCGCGCAGCTTTTTCAAGCCAGACGCACCGATTGATCGTTTGACTGCAGCGGCAAAGAAGGCTGAAGTACTGCGCTTTATGGGGTTTGATGCTGTCGTTGAACAGCCCTTTACCGGTGAGTTCTCATCCCGCTCGGCGGAAGATTTCGTCGGGCATATTCTGGTTGAAAAATTGCGCGCAAGCTGTGTTGTTACCGGTTATGATTTTCATTTCGGCAAAGGACGACGCGGGACGCCGGAATTTCTTCAGAAGGCAGGAGAAACGGCCGGGTTCACGGTAACGCTTGTCGATGCCTTTACAGATGAAGGCGATAATCTTGTTTCGTCGACCCGTATAAGAAACCTGCTTTGTGAAGGTGATGTCGTTCAAGCCGCAGGACTTCTTGGTTACCGGTATATCGTCTGCGGCGAAGTCATTCACGGGAAAAAGCTCGGGCGAACGCTTGGATTTCCCACCGCCAATATGAAAATAGATGCGCAGGCAGGCCTGAAGCACGGAATCTATGCGGTCAGGTTCAGGCGCGAGAATGGCGATCTTTATGACGGAGTGGCCAGTTTCGGTCGCCGTCCAACCGTCGATAGTGATGGTAGCCCCCTTCTTGAAACCTTTCTTTTTGATTTTTCGGGCGATCTTTATGGTGAGACCGCTTGCGTGTCGTTCTTCGGGTTCCTGCGTGGAGAGGTTAAGTTTGATGGCCTTGACCCGCTGATTGAGCAGATGAAGCGCGACGATGCTGAGGCACGAGCCCTGCTTGGAGGCGCGAAGCCGCTTTCAGAGCTGGACCGTTTGCTTTCTTTCGCGTGA
- a CDS encoding TIGR01459 family HAD-type hydrolase: MKQLERLDDLTDQYDVLFCDVWGVVHNGVSAYPAAIDALKRARAKGVTVILVTNSPRPHPDVEKQMLGLGVPADTYDRVVTSGDVTRDLIAEGPRKVFHIGCERELTIYDGLDVELVEEFEASGVVCTGLYDDEVETPEDYKELLARLRSRNLPFICANPDIMVERGTRLIWCAGALAREYGQLGGRTLIAGKPHRPIYEAALRFAEEIRGEKIEKNRILGIGDGVLTDVKGAADFGLDVLYISGGVHAADYTTDGTVDIAQMEAFLQKHGNRPVAALNALV, encoded by the coding sequence ATGAAGCAGCTCGAACGCCTCGACGATCTGACCGACCAGTACGATGTGCTCTTCTGCGACGTATGGGGTGTGGTGCATAATGGTGTGTCCGCATATCCGGCTGCAATTGATGCGCTAAAACGTGCGCGTGCCAAAGGTGTTACGGTTATCCTGGTAACCAATTCTCCACGGCCTCATCCGGATGTCGAAAAGCAGATGCTGGGGCTTGGCGTACCTGCCGATACATATGACCGTGTGGTTACATCTGGCGATGTAACCCGCGATCTGATAGCCGAAGGCCCGCGAAAGGTGTTTCATATTGGCTGTGAGCGCGAGTTGACCATCTATGATGGTCTCGACGTTGAGCTGGTTGAGGAGTTTGAAGCTTCTGGGGTTGTCTGCACCGGACTCTATGATGATGAAGTCGAAACGCCGGAAGATTATAAGGAACTGCTGGCCCGGTTGCGCTCGCGCAATCTTCCGTTCATTTGCGCCAATCCGGACATTATGGTTGAGCGCGGTACGCGGCTGATCTGGTGCGCCGGAGCTCTTGCGCGCGAATATGGCCAGCTTGGCGGACGCACCCTCATCGCCGGTAAGCCGCATCGCCCGATTTATGAGGCAGCATTGCGGTTTGCCGAAGAAATTCGCGGCGAAAAAATTGAGAAAAACCGAATTCTCGGTATCGGAGATGGTGTTTTGACCGATGTGAAGGGCGCTGCCGATTTCGGACTGGATGTGCTTTATATCTCCGGTGGGGTTCATGCGGCGGATTATACAACGGATGGCACGGTTGACATCGCTCAAATGGAAGCCTTTCTCCAGAAGCACGGCAATCGACCGGTCGCTGCGCTTAACGCTCTTGTTTGA
- a CDS encoding VWA domain-containing protein: MKNRVTQVRRLAQHIFHRLPRLTGPSFIKDERGNFAMITALVLVPLLLAGMIAVDSANLMRVRNNVQASLDAAALAVGKRFSTGASEADMQDYGGKVFNVNLTAIAADRVAFAVRFPQTVNDNQQIAATASFQYPSLFGSIAAQLTNSANDWDNKQYAMSSFVRLKNTVEVALVLDNSGSMNDNGAGSNTQRLQLLKDAATQLVDTMAAQSALITRVERPVQFSLVPFAGSVNVGSGYLKEPWMDPSGTSPVNLENFILPVKIDSTRSIVESPVGSGLYIKSGTGWGTENGKAFSRAALYTDLAKRSTASWIPWSGCVEARPGTLALDVTPPSAGKPETLFVPMFGPAEYYDVNSKSNPTTLTLNSWWTDDLSLTGVARQNDLKKYYLNNVLSKRSTDGGPNYSCTTTAITRMTDISTDAGKTAIKTAIKAMQPSGGTNVPEGMAWGWRTLVQGAPFTEGRPATDRGNDKVVIVLTDGANTYYTYNSLAGSGKDKASNLSYYSAHGYTSRTTKGYSQTRLFQESGVSVAQDNSVYTKAMNTRFNKLCNNAKDANIIVMTVAVDLNSSKTDEKAQIDLLKSCSSDSRVRLDGGKPAKLFWNTTGGNLSETFRQIGDELSNLRISG; the protein is encoded by the coding sequence TTGAAAAACCGGGTTACTCAAGTCCGTAGGCTTGCGCAGCATATTTTTCACCGTTTGCCTCGACTGACGGGCCCAAGTTTCATCAAGGACGAGCGCGGCAATTTTGCGATGATAACGGCTTTGGTGCTGGTCCCTCTGCTTCTCGCAGGCATGATCGCGGTTGACTCCGCCAACCTCATGCGCGTGCGCAACAATGTGCAGGCATCGCTCGATGCTGCCGCACTCGCTGTGGGTAAGCGCTTTTCAACCGGCGCAAGCGAAGCCGACATGCAGGACTATGGCGGCAAGGTCTTCAACGTGAACCTGACCGCCATCGCCGCAGACCGCGTAGCCTTCGCCGTCAGATTTCCGCAAACGGTAAATGATAACCAGCAGATCGCAGCAACCGCGAGCTTCCAGTATCCGTCGCTGTTCGGCTCCATCGCCGCTCAACTCACCAATTCGGCCAACGACTGGGACAACAAACAATATGCGATGAGTTCCTTCGTGCGACTGAAGAACACAGTCGAAGTAGCGCTCGTGCTGGATAATTCCGGCTCCATGAATGACAACGGTGCCGGTTCGAACACACAGCGCCTGCAATTGTTGAAAGACGCCGCAACGCAGCTCGTCGATACCATGGCTGCGCAATCGGCGCTGATCACGCGTGTCGAAAGGCCGGTGCAGTTCTCGCTTGTGCCTTTCGCAGGTTCAGTCAATGTTGGGTCCGGCTACCTTAAAGAGCCATGGATGGATCCGAGCGGAACCTCGCCGGTCAATCTCGAAAACTTCATCCTGCCTGTTAAGATCGATAGCACGCGCAGCATCGTCGAAAGCCCGGTCGGCAGCGGCCTTTACATCAAATCGGGCACCGGCTGGGGCACGGAAAATGGCAAGGCCTTTTCCCGCGCCGCCCTCTATACCGATCTCGCAAAGCGTTCGACCGCCTCATGGATTCCCTGGTCGGGATGCGTCGAGGCACGCCCTGGAACCCTGGCGCTGGACGTGACGCCGCCATCTGCCGGCAAACCTGAAACCCTGTTCGTCCCGATGTTCGGCCCGGCGGAATATTACGATGTCAACTCGAAGAGCAACCCGACAACCCTCACGCTGAACAGCTGGTGGACCGACGACTTGAGCTTGACCGGGGTAGCCCGCCAGAACGACCTCAAGAAATATTATCTAAACAATGTGCTTTCAAAACGGTCTACGGACGGTGGGCCGAATTACAGCTGCACGACTACAGCTATCACACGCATGACTGACATCTCCACTGACGCAGGCAAGACCGCCATCAAGACTGCAATCAAGGCCATGCAGCCGAGTGGCGGTACGAATGTACCCGAAGGCATGGCATGGGGATGGCGGACGCTCGTACAAGGCGCGCCCTTTACGGAAGGCCGACCGGCGACCGACCGCGGCAACGATAAGGTGGTCATCGTGCTCACCGACGGCGCTAACACCTATTATACTTACAATTCGCTTGCAGGGTCGGGTAAGGATAAGGCCAGCAACCTGTCCTACTATTCGGCGCACGGCTATACGAGCCGCACCACCAAAGGCTACAGCCAGACCCGCCTGTTTCAGGAAAGCGGCGTGTCCGTTGCGCAAGACAACAGCGTCTATACCAAAGCGATGAATACCCGCTTCAACAAGCTTTGCAATAATGCGAAGGACGCCAACATCATTGTTATGACCGTTGCAGTGGACCTGAACAGCAGCAAGACGGACGAAAAAGCCCAGATCGACCTGCTGAAAAGCTGTTCGTCCGACTCCCGCGTCCGTCTCGACGGCGGCAAGCCCGCCAAGCTGTTCTGGAATACCACCGGCGGCAATTTGTCGGAAACTTTCCGCCAGATCGGCGACGAACTGTCAAACCTACGCATCTCGGGTTGA
- the groES gene encoding co-chaperone GroES codes for MADIKFRPLHDRVVVRRVESEAKTAGGIIIPDTAKEKPQEGEIVAAGAGARDEAGKLIALEVKAGDKVLFGKWSGTEVKIGGEDLLIMKESDILGIVG; via the coding sequence ATGGCTGATATCAAGTTCCGCCCGCTTCATGACCGCGTCGTCGTTCGTCGCGTTGAATCGGAAGCTAAGACTGCTGGTGGGATCATTATCCCTGACACCGCCAAGGAAAAGCCACAGGAAGGCGAAATCGTTGCTGCTGGCGCTGGCGCTCGTGACGAAGCAGGCAAGCTGATCGCTCTCGAAGTCAAGGCTGGCGACAAGGTTCTGTTCGGCAAGTGGTCGGGCACCGAAGTCAAGATCGGCGGCGAAGATCTGCTGATCATGAAGGAATCCGACATTCTTGGTATTGTCGGCTAA
- the groL gene encoding chaperonin GroEL (60 kDa chaperone family; promotes refolding of misfolded polypeptides especially under stressful conditions; forms two stacked rings of heptamers to form a barrel-shaped 14mer; ends can be capped by GroES; misfolded proteins enter the barrel where they are refolded when GroES binds) — protein sequence MAAKDVKFGRTAREKMLRGVDILADAVKVTLGPKGRNVVIDKSFGAPRITKDGVSVAKEIELEDKFENMGAQMLREVASKTNDTAGDGTTTATVLGQAIVQEGAKAVAAGMNPMDLKRGIDLAVTEVVANLLGKAKKINTSEEVAQVGTISANGEAEIGKMIAEAMQKVGNEGVITVEEAKTAETELEVVEGMQFDRGYLSPYFVTNPEKMIADLEDAYILLHEKKLSNLQALLPVLEAVVQTSKPLVIIAEDVEGEALATLVVNKLRGGLKIAAVKAPGFGDRRKAMLEDIAILTGGQVISEDLGIKLETVTLDMLGRAKKVSISKENTTIVDGAGQKAEIDARVGQIKQQIEETSSDYDREKLQERLAKLAGGVAVIRVGGATEVEVKEKKDRVDDALNATRAAVEEGIVAGGGTALLRASAQIAAKGANPDQEAGINIVRRALQAPARQITTNAGEEASVIVGKILENGSDTYGYNTANGEFGDLIKAGVVDPVKVVRTALQNAASIAGLLITTEAMIAELPKKDAAPAGMPGGMGGMGGMDF from the coding sequence ATGGCTGCAAAAGACGTAAAATTCGGTCGCACTGCGCGCGAAAAGATGCTGCGCGGCGTCGATATCCTCGCTGACGCTGTTAAGGTAACGCTCGGCCCGAAGGGGCGTAACGTTGTTATCGACAAGTCCTTCGGCGCCCCGCGCATCACCAAGGACGGCGTATCGGTCGCCAAGGAAATCGAACTCGAAGACAAGTTCGAAAACATGGGCGCACAGATGCTGCGCGAAGTGGCTTCGAAGACCAACGACACCGCCGGTGACGGCACGACCACTGCGACCGTTCTCGGTCAGGCTATCGTTCAGGAAGGCGCCAAGGCTGTTGCTGCCGGCATGAACCCGATGGACCTGAAGCGCGGTATCGACCTCGCAGTGACTGAAGTTGTTGCTAACCTTCTCGGCAAAGCCAAGAAGATCAACACCTCGGAAGAAGTTGCCCAGGTCGGCACGATCTCCGCTAACGGCGAAGCCGAAATCGGCAAGATGATCGCTGAAGCGATGCAGAAAGTCGGCAACGAAGGCGTGATCACGGTTGAAGAAGCCAAGACCGCTGAAACCGAACTTGAAGTCGTTGAAGGCATGCAGTTCGACCGCGGTTACCTGTCGCCTTACTTCGTTACCAACCCGGAAAAGATGATTGCGGACCTCGAAGACGCATACATCCTTCTGCACGAAAAGAAGCTCTCGAACCTGCAGGCTCTTCTGCCAGTTCTCGAAGCTGTTGTTCAGACTTCCAAGCCACTCGTCATCATCGCTGAAGACGTTGAAGGCGAAGCCCTTGCAACCCTCGTCGTCAACAAGCTGCGTGGCGGCCTGAAGATTGCTGCTGTCAAGGCTCCTGGCTTCGGCGATCGCCGCAAGGCAATGCTCGAAGACATCGCGATCCTCACCGGTGGTCAGGTCATTTCCGAAGACCTCGGCATCAAGCTCGAAACCGTTACGCTCGACATGCTCGGCCGTGCAAAGAAGGTTTCGATCTCGAAGGAAAACACCACGATCGTGGACGGTGCAGGCCAGAAGGCTGAAATCGACGCTCGCGTTGGCCAGATCAAGCAGCAGATCGAAGAAACCTCTTCGGACTACGACCGTGAAAAGCTTCAGGAACGTCTCGCCAAGCTCGCTGGCGGCGTTGCAGTGATCCGCGTTGGCGGTGCAACGGAAGTTGAAGTGAAGGAAAAGAAGGACCGCGTAGACGACGCCCTGAACGCAACCCGCGCTGCGGTTGAAGAAGGTATCGTTGCTGGTGGTGGTACCGCTCTGCTCCGCGCTTCGGCTCAGATTGCTGCCAAGGGTGCAAATCCTGACCAGGAAGCTGGCATCAACATCGTTCGTCGCGCTCTGCAGGCTCCAGCTCGCCAGATCACGACCAATGCCGGTGAAGAAGCTTCGGTTATCGTTGGCAAGATCCTTGAAAACGGCTCGGACACCTATGGCTACAACACAGCCAATGGCGAATTCGGTGACCTGATCAAGGCTGGCGTTGTCGATCCGGTTAAGGTTGTCCGCACCGCTCTGCAGAACGCAGCATCGATTGCTGGTCTCCTGATCACCACCGAAGCCATGATCGCCGAACTGCCTAAGAAGGATGCAGCTCCTGCTGGCATGCCTGGTGGTATGGGCGGCATGGGCGGCATGGATTTCTAA
- a CDS encoding winged helix-turn-helix transcriptional regulator, producing the protein MKPGDFKETSACRTVTEILSRVGDKWTVLVVSYLGNHPMRFNELRRTVDGISQKMLTTTLRNLERDGFVTRTVFPTIPPKVEYELTEMGRDLLRPVRALGEWATANEAKVMMARARYDALSSGKAQIDAAE; encoded by the coding sequence ATGAAACCCGGTGACTTCAAGGAAACCAGTGCGTGCAGAACCGTAACGGAAATTCTGTCCCGCGTTGGTGATAAATGGACAGTGCTTGTGGTGAGTTACCTCGGCAATCACCCAATGCGTTTCAATGAATTGCGCCGAACCGTAGACGGTATTTCTCAGAAAATGCTGACGACGACATTGCGTAATCTGGAACGGGACGGCTTCGTTACACGTACGGTTTTCCCGACAATTCCGCCCAAGGTCGAATATGAACTGACAGAAATGGGGCGTGATCTTTTGCGACCCGTGCGTGCGCTGGGCGAATGGGCGACAGCCAATGAAGCAAAAGTAATGATGGCGCGTGCTCGTTATGATGCCCTGTCATCAGGCAAGGCACAGATCGACGCCGCGGAATAA
- a CDS encoding NADPH-dependent FMN reductase has protein sequence MSKLKVAVIVGSTREQRFAPVPAQWIAKLVAERPELNVEILDLADYPMSFYGDTSTTTAQAETADKWKTKLREFDAYILTAAEYNHAPTAVLKNAIDYGDWIQKPMGFVGYGGVGGARAVEQLRMIAVEMSSMSVKTGVHILFPDYLAVVKGENTLDDLPHLAEAAKNMLDQLIWWGKALKSARAV, from the coding sequence ATGTCTAAGCTCAAAGTCGCCGTTATTGTCGGCAGCACACGCGAACAGCGTTTTGCTCCTGTTCCCGCGCAATGGATTGCGAAACTGGTTGCTGAACGGCCGGAATTGAATGTGGAGATTCTCGATCTCGCCGACTATCCGATGAGCTTTTATGGCGACACCTCGACCACGACCGCTCAAGCCGAAACCGCCGACAAATGGAAAACAAAGCTGCGCGAATTCGATGCCTACATTCTGACTGCAGCTGAATATAACCACGCTCCTACTGCCGTTCTGAAGAACGCCATCGACTATGGTGACTGGATTCAGAAGCCAATGGGATTTGTCGGCTATGGTGGCGTCGGCGGCGCTCGCGCTGTTGAGCAGTTGCGAATGATTGCAGTCGAAATGTCTTCGATGTCGGTCAAAACCGGCGTCCATATCCTTTTTCCTGATTATCTCGCTGTTGTTAAAGGCGAGAATACGCTCGACGATCTCCCTCATCTGGCTGAAGCTGCCAAGAATATGCTGGATCAGCTAATCTGGTGGGGCAAGGCACTTAAGTCTGCTCGCGCCGTATAA
- the fumC gene encoding class II fumarate hydratase gives MTATRTETDTFGPIDVPADRYWGAQTQRSLQNFKIGGERMPLPLVHALGVVKRAAAETNIALGKLDPVLGQVVAVAASEVIEGKLDDHFPLVVWQTGSGTQSNMNANEVISNRAIELLGGEKGSKKPVHPNDHVNMSQSSNDSFPTAIHIATAVEAVNRLYPALEHLTKALMAKEESFKDIIKIGRTHTQDATPVTLGQEFSGYRAALEYARLRIEQSLADVFLLAQGGTAVGTGLNAPLGFDTGFAEAVSEITGLTFKTAPNKFEALASHGAILNFHGSLNALAADLFKIANDIRFLGSGPRSGLGELSLPENEPGSSIMPGKVNPTQAEAMTMVATQVFGNQTTVTVAASQGHFELNVFKPVIAYNVLQSIRILSDAMVSFADHCVEGIEPNLSRIKELLDRSLMLVTALAPAIGYDNAAKIAKTAHKNGTTLREEALASGLVSEEDYERLVRAERMIAPE, from the coding sequence ATGACTGCTACGCGTACCGAAACAGATACTTTCGGACCGATCGATGTTCCCGCAGACCGTTATTGGGGCGCGCAGACACAACGCTCTCTGCAAAATTTCAAGATCGGCGGCGAGCGCATGCCGCTGCCGTTAGTTCACGCATTAGGTGTCGTTAAGCGTGCGGCAGCGGAAACCAATATAGCACTTGGCAAGCTCGACCCGGTTCTGGGCCAGGTCGTCGCAGTTGCGGCATCCGAAGTCATCGAGGGTAAACTCGACGATCATTTCCCGTTGGTCGTCTGGCAAACTGGTTCGGGAACACAGTCGAACATGAACGCCAATGAAGTGATTTCCAATCGTGCGATCGAACTGCTTGGCGGCGAGAAAGGTTCCAAGAAGCCGGTTCATCCGAACGACCACGTCAATATGAGCCAGTCGTCCAATGACAGTTTCCCAACGGCAATCCACATTGCCACGGCGGTTGAAGCGGTTAATCGCCTTTATCCAGCATTGGAGCACCTGACCAAGGCGCTCATGGCCAAGGAAGAATCATTCAAGGACATTATCAAGATCGGTCGTACCCATACACAGGACGCAACGCCGGTTACTCTTGGACAGGAATTCTCCGGTTATCGCGCCGCCTTGGAATATGCGCGTCTTCGCATCGAACAGTCACTCGCAGACGTCTTTCTGCTCGCACAGGGCGGCACCGCCGTCGGTACGGGTCTGAATGCGCCGCTTGGCTTCGATACGGGCTTTGCCGAAGCCGTAAGCGAGATTACAGGCCTCACTTTCAAAACCGCGCCCAACAAATTCGAAGCTCTTGCCAGCCACGGTGCTATTCTCAACTTCCATGGTAGCCTGAATGCCCTGGCGGCAGACCTTTTCAAGATCGCGAATGACATCCGCTTCCTCGGCTCCGGCCCGCGTTCCGGGCTCGGCGAACTGTCATTGCCTGAAAACGAACCAGGGTCCTCCATCATGCCGGGCAAGGTCAATCCGACCCAGGCCGAAGCAATGACCATGGTGGCAACGCAGGTATTCGGCAACCAGACGACAGTAACGGTTGCCGCAAGCCAGGGCCATTTCGAACTGAATGTGTTCAAACCGGTAATCGCATACAATGTCCTGCAATCGATCCGCATTCTCAGCGACGCCATGGTGTCATTTGCCGATCATTGTGTAGAGGGCATCGAACCTAACTTGAGCCGCATCAAGGAACTGCTGGATCGCTCGCTGATGCTCGTGACCGCGCTGGCCCCGGCTATCGGTTATGACAATGCAGCCAAGATTGCCAAGACTGCTCACAAGAACGGAACCACCTTGCGCGAAGAAGCCTTGGCAAGTGGACTGGTGTCGGAAGAAGACTATGAACGGCTGGTGCGAGCGGAGAGAATGATTGCACCAGAATGA
- a CDS encoding DoxX family protein, with amino-acid sequence MSSITPQSNGAVTLIARIFLSILFIIAGYGKLTAISGTAGYFAGIGLPVPIVTAVIVGLVEFVGGLAILVGFQTRIAAAIVGLFTIGATLVAHMDFSQGMNAMMAQKNLAIAGGLFILALHGAGSLSIDAKRG; translated from the coding sequence ATGTCCTCTATCACTCCACAGTCCAACGGCGCTGTAACGCTCATCGCCCGCATCTTTCTTTCGATTCTCTTTATCATCGCCGGCTACGGCAAGCTGACCGCCATTTCGGGTACCGCAGGTTATTTCGCCGGAATCGGCCTTCCGGTTCCAATCGTTACGGCTGTTATCGTCGGTCTGGTAGAATTTGTCGGCGGCCTTGCAATTCTCGTTGGCTTTCAGACCCGCATTGCTGCGGCCATTGTCGGTCTCTTCACCATTGGCGCAACACTTGTTGCCCATATGGACTTCTCGCAAGGCATGAATGCCATGATGGCCCAGAAAAACCTCGCAATTGCCGGTGGTCTCTTCATCCTCGCCCTGCACGGCGCGGGTTCGCTTTCGATTGACGCCAAGCGCGGCTGA
- a CDS encoding GFA family protein, which produces MNGARRLNGRCACEAVRFTVSDEFEYALNCHCSLCRRSTGSAFKAFGGVRTNALDETQDKASLMLVGNETDHDVRCAFCGSYLYSIVRDGEYVHVNFGALADEPGLKPSAHIFVGSKAAWYDILDDLPQFEEHPAL; this is translated from the coding sequence ATGAATGGTGCGCGCAGATTGAATGGCCGTTGTGCGTGTGAAGCAGTTCGCTTCACCGTATCAGATGAATTCGAATATGCTCTGAATTGCCATTGTTCGTTGTGCCGCCGGTCCACGGGCAGCGCTTTCAAGGCCTTCGGTGGAGTAAGAACGAATGCATTGGACGAGACGCAGGATAAAGCGTCTCTCATGCTCGTTGGCAACGAGACCGATCACGACGTGCGATGCGCCTTTTGTGGTTCTTATCTGTATTCAATTGTTCGCGACGGCGAATATGTACATGTCAATTTCGGTGCGCTGGCTGATGAGCCAGGTCTGAAGCCGTCTGCACATATTTTTGTTGGCTCGAAAGCGGCATGGTATGACATTTTGGATGATCTTCCTCAGTTCGAAGAGCATCCTGCCTTATGA
- the hisG gene encoding ATP phosphoribosyltransferase, with translation MSVTLALPSKGRLKEQTLAVLEKAGYKVILPDDDRNYRARVEGEDDLDILFLSASEIARELGYGSVDMGVTGEDLVRETLAHADERVAIEAELGFGHADVVVAVPEVWRDVTSMADLDDVAADFRQRHGRRLRIATKYWRLTQQFFSQKHGIQVYRIVESLGATEGAPAAGSADMIVDITSTGSTLRANRLKVLEDGIILRSQACLVSARRSHVNPRVAEVATRIRKGLDG, from the coding sequence ATGAGCGTCACACTGGCATTGCCGTCCAAGGGTCGGCTGAAGGAACAGACGCTCGCCGTTCTCGAAAAGGCCGGATACAAAGTGATCCTGCCGGACGACGACCGTAATTATCGCGCGCGCGTCGAAGGTGAAGACGATCTCGATATTCTGTTTCTTTCGGCTTCCGAAATTGCGCGCGAACTGGGCTATGGCAGCGTTGATATGGGCGTCACGGGGGAAGACCTCGTGCGCGAAACACTGGCCCATGCCGATGAGCGTGTGGCCATCGAGGCGGAACTGGGTTTCGGTCACGCCGATGTGGTTGTGGCCGTGCCGGAAGTCTGGCGTGATGTAACCAGCATGGCCGATCTTGACGACGTGGCTGCCGATTTCCGCCAGCGTCATGGTCGCCGCCTGCGCATCGCCACCAAATATTGGCGTCTGACGCAGCAGTTCTTCTCGCAAAAACACGGCATTCAGGTTTACCGCATCGTGGAAAGTCTCGGTGCGACCGAGGGCGCTCCGGCGGCAGGTTCTGCTGATATGATTGTCGATATCACCTCGACGGGGTCAACCTTGCGCGCCAACCGGCTCAAGGTGCTGGAAGACGGCATCATCCTGCGCTCGCAGGCGTGCCTTGTTTCGGCGCGCCGCAGCCACGTGAACCCGCGTGTTGCAGAAGTTGCGACACGCATCCGTAAGGGATTGGACGGGTAG